Proteins found in one Manduca sexta isolate Smith_Timp_Sample1 chromosome 8, JHU_Msex_v1.0, whole genome shotgun sequence genomic segment:
- the LOC115440114 gene encoding uncharacterized protein LOC115440114 — MTEYHRISAWYNTEEWFRAYNYIYSEPSDLNEALNLLLIWKARSPFLPSGVESTLILLQVYVQDVNSHDDSASERIIRLAYSSAIMRFVNHMFDSQTMKGQSLYNAAKYLGIPDWIVDLRHDTAHGNNLPTLELFREATLFGFDWLRNNYWDKQKTQIQDFVTGVKVISVGVQERIEVLMNIFSTLSICAHSKCRIKNLAEIPNPTMRQSIVDDLQYVFRGNINLSKLKTVTIANIVKNLDDLAKELFHSKDMINHMNKLLLGSNSLFLSKELITFMGPVNLIRKKDFNDNYVQCFELLLTFLHTNNLLIDFILELIKITRSQDENSNHKALIAALWLKNILAALQRCKKFITKTKMMNSEDIMSKTRKELKTLYHHWFPNENIDNILLLDLQKGVPSELTDIIFIQPIISEYNPYLTYFVKNLLDFVEPALPTGVFSKICNLAKVISGTVQKSGKTSKIYTVDDLKLPDHVDLTEQMDIDDEAVPLPTECADVEVNLYGVWKLASKNYSWDTTPIGQLPWTVINEQKTEQNCVDM; from the exons atgacagAATATCATCGTATTTCGGCGTGGTACAATACCGAAGAATGGTTTCGCGCCTACAATTACATATATTCAGAACCATCGGATTTAAATGAAGCGCTTAACCTTCTTCTCATCTGGAAAGCGAGAAGTCCATTTCTTCCCTCCGGTGTCGAATCAACGTTAATATTACTACAAGTATACGTACAAGATGTGAATAGCCATGATGATTCTGCTTCGGAACGTATTATTAGATTGGCCTATTCATCTGCAATTATGCGGTTCGTCAATCATATGTTTGATTCTCAAACTATGAAAGGTCAAAGTCTTTATAATGCGgcaaaatatttaggtattcCGGATTGGATAGTGGACTTGCGACACGATACTGCTCATGGAAACAATCTCCCTACGCTAGAGTTGTTTAGAGAGGCCACTCTTTTTGGATTTGATTGGCTTCGAAATAACTATTGGGATAAACAAAAGACCCAGATTCAAGATTTTGTTACAGGCGTAAAAGTTATAAGTGTAGGTGTCCAGGAAAGAATTGAAGTTCTcatgaatatattttcaacactGAGTATTTGTGCTCATTCTAAATGTAGGATAAAAAATTTAGCAGAGATACCTAATCCTACAATGAGGCAATCAATTGTAGATGATCTCCAATATGTATTCAGaggcaatattaatttatctaaattaaaaactgtTACAATAGCGAATATTGTTAAAAACCTGGATGATTTAGCTAAAGAGTTATTCCACAGTAAAGATATGATAAATCACATGAATAAACTACTGCTGGGCAGCAATTCACTGTTCCTCTCAAAGGAACTGATCACTTTCATGGGACCtgttaatttaataagaaaaaaagatTTCAATGATAATTATGTGCAGTGCTTTGAGTTGCTGCTCACTTTTCTTCATACTAATAATTTActcattgattttatattagagttaataaaaataactagaaGTCAAGATGAAAATAGTAATCACAAGGCACTAATTGCTGCGCTGTGGCTTAAAAATATTCTGGCTGCCTTACAGAGGTgtaaaaaatttataactaaaacaaaaat GATGAATTCTGAAGATATTATGTCTAAGACAagaaaagaattaaaaacacTGTATCATCATTGGTTTccaaatgaaaatattgataaCATTCTCCTGCTTGATTTGCAAAAGGGTGTGCCATCAGAACTAACAGATATAATCTTTATTCAGCCAATCATTTCAGAATACAATCCTTACCTTACATACTTTGTGAAAAATTTACTGGATTTTGTTGAACCAGCTCTACCTACTGGAGTCTTCTCTAAAATATGTAACTTGGCCAAAGTCATATCGGGCACAGTTCAAAAGTCTGGTAAAACCTCAAAGATATATACAGTGGATGATTTAAAACTGCCTGATCATGTTGATTTAACAGAACAGATGGACATTGATGATGAAGCAGTCCCATTACCAACCGAGTGTGCAGATGTAGAAGTAAACTTATATGGTGTGTGGAAACTGGCTTCAAAGAACTACAGTTGGGACACCACTCCTATAGGCCAGCTGCCATGGACAGTTATTAATGAACAAAAAACTGAACAAAACTGTGTGGATATGTAG